Within the Scyliorhinus canicula chromosome 18, sScyCan1.1, whole genome shotgun sequence genome, the region cagGCAGAAATGCCGTACAGTTTCCCCTTCGACAGCATGCCCGATCCGCggaaatggcggtccgtgcctggacacctctGTCCCATGGGGGTCAtccagaccccacagcccatcccctggtcgccacccGCTACTCTGCGCCCCTTCCCAACCCTGGccgaaacccccccaccccctctcaaaaAGCTCTGCTAGCGGCGTGCCTGGGAGCCACGGCCTCtaggaacatgtcctacctcccctctctctccctcagtagccatgGCGTCTGCTTACTgagttttaaaaccacaagtgaacctcactgtcGGTAATTCCTTCTAGCGGAGGAGGAGCATTGCAGGAATCCCGAAGAATACCAGGTCGgccccattaatgatatgccaacgatgtatgtttactgtatgtgcggagtagaatgcattcatGCCACTGTTGATGCACCgaagcatggcattctgttggaTGCCCGGTACTGGCCACGATTTTCGACTCACgcatgattctccgcccaatagcGTTTTGCGATTCCTGcatcgctggatggagaatcccaccctatatatcTGCAGTTCTTTTCAATTAATCCCTCTCCTACAAACATTCTGATTTTTCTCCAAGCCAATATCATCTGTAACCTTAGACAGGAATATAATTTGTATGTCATCACTAGATCAAGGATGGAGGCGAAAACAATGAGATCAAGTATACTCCCCTGAAGAGCCAGTCCATTAGTAAAAATTAATGAATAAGTAAGTGGTTAAATGACTGACTGAATGAATAAACtaatgagtgagtgaatgaatgcaTGGATGTCAATGAGTTGATGTGTATTTAGCAACATTCACTATTGTTTATGTATTCTGAGAAAGTCACATAGCAACACAGCTCACCAATAGGGAACAGTTTCGGAATGgagttccagagcttagggtctgagcaactgaaggcacagtggCCAATGGAAGGCAGAATTGCAGCAACACTATGAATGCAGTAGGATTGTAGAGCAAAATAAGGGTACAGAGATGATAGTGAAGGATTACCACTCAATCAAGGTCTGTCACTTAGACCTTAACGTGTCTggcaagacaaaaacatttctgagCTTTTGAAATAATGAACGGTGTTTGATCAAGGTAGTTAAAGTTTCGATCATTTAGGTGAGACCATCGCTTTCCAGGGAGGGGATTAGAAAAAGATCATGATAACCATTTCAATTGAGTTCCTTTTATAATCTCCATGTTGCTGAAAGTCGAGACACattttgaagcttttcatctcgcACTCATCATAACAAAcacaagaatggcaaatttcaaacaatgtatACTACAAGAGCAAATGGTGCGGATTGTTTGGGAAGTTCAGTCTGATAGGttgaggcgttgccatggagaaaacaaTGGGGATCTGTAGGCTCCCCAAGCTCCCAGATATaggtgcaaggcttgaacatattccttttgttcacAAAGGTCTCTGCATATGTATGCATATTGCTTCTAGCAAGTGTGAATAAGCCACATTACCTGGCAATGCCACAGCCAATCAGAGAAGATTAAGGTTGGTGTACTGGAATACTTCTCTTCTTGGACAGTCCCTCAGCGtgcaggatgacttgcttccactccggggagaTGGGTTCTGCGGTGGTTGAATAGTctaatcctggatccgcagactctgccgcAGGTTTGACAGGTGGTGCTTGATGAGGTTGGTGGGTGGGAGGCTCTGGATTTTGCGCTCTCTTTCTGCTGTTTACGCCTGGCCTCCGCATGCTCCACCCTATGACAGTCgagatgattgacacttttgcTGACGCTTTTTCTCCATCTTGCGCATTCTAAGGCAAGTGTCAGTGGGGATGTTGCGTAAATTTAAGgtggctttcagagtgtccaagtagcgtttcctctgccctcctagtgatcacTTGCCATCGCAGAGCTCTGAGTAGAGCATTTATTTCGGGAGTCTTGTGTGAGGCAATGTGGCCCGCCCATCACAGCTGATTGAGCGTGACCAGGTtcgatattggcctgggagaggacctTCATGTTTGTACACCTATCcttccagtggatttgcaggattttgcagaggcacCACAGGGATTGGAGGTGTCTAATgtacattgtccacatttctgatgcatacagggggatgggaaccatggCTGCTCTGTATACCATGAGCCTGGTGTTGGgtttgaggtctcggtcttcgaaCACTCTGTTCCTCGGGTATCTGAAGACTGCACTGGCACATTGAAGCCGATGCTGGATTTCATTGTCGATGTCAGCTGGCACCCAGAGGAGGCTCCAaaggtatgggaaatgatccacattgtccaggggCTCATCGTGAATCTTATTGGTCAGGGCACAGTTTTGTGGCAGGAGCAGGGTTAAGGCTGGTGTGCTGGAAGGCACTGTTTTAGGGAATGAAGTGAGCTGAGATTGACCCTGGGGAGCTGGTGTGTTGGAACATGTAATGAGAAGCTCCCTCCTTGACACAGAGTTTGACTCTACAAGCTCCCTCGCAAACCTCTCCAAAGCTCACATTACTCAACAGCTAAAGGCGGCCCAACCCTGTGAACAGCAGTCAATTACTGAACAAAAGAGCTATGCAATATTAATAACTTGCCATGTGTTTCATAGACTTTTTCTCTCAATAATGAATATTTGATCTCGGCGCTCTGATATCAGTAATGTTGTGAGCTATGAATGAACTCTAGCGTTATATTCTTCAAAGTGGAAACACAACCTTTTCAAACCTTATTATATTGGAACACTAATGGTACCAACTCACCAACCTTCTTTACATCAAAATATGCACAGTACAACTGGAAGCTGCAGATTTATGCCACGTAAAACACCAGTTCTGCCAAGGTGCCACTTGGTGTTTCAGTATGCTGTTGAACAACATTTATTTGTACATCTTAAATTACTAAATGATAATGCGAGTGGCTGTGAATAAATCTGAATTATTCAGCGTCATCATTGTCACACTATCACTTACCTCCAGCAGCCTCCCATCAAGTTGGTCCACGCAGACCTGTTGGATAAGTCACTTTGGATGACTCACAGGAAGCAAGTTTACACCATTCTGGTTTCTACAAAAGGAACTCTTTGGGAAACAGGGAACAATCCAAATTGGGAGTGAGATCTATTCTTCATAAAGTTCCAGACAAGGATTTGTTGCTCATTTACTGGAATCATCTGAGGAAACACAGCTCACAGGTAAAAACCACAAGTGAGTATCCAAGTCCATTAATCCAGGGCATCTGCACCGTCTATCacagggagggagttacagaccTGTTTATTGGAGTATCTTTTGTTTAATCAAAGGTAAAAAAGGTGAGTGTTATATTAACCTGGAATATGTGCTTCCTTTATCAGAGAGACAGTTTCCTTTGAGAATGTCTTCTCTTTAACAGGGGGTATTTCTTTTATCAAAACATGCCTTTTAATGAGAAAATGAATGTCCCCTTTTCAGGGACTGGAATTCACCCATTAATCTTATAAGAGTACGTAACTGGGATGCAGATAAAGATCAGCTATCTTGATAGCTAATTCTAATATTTGACACCCATTTGTCCCTAATATTAGGAGAAGGGGAGGGAACCCAGTGCTCCTCAATATTAAGAGACTGGTGGGACAGCGGGGTAgtcggggggaagggggttggccACAGTGCTCCCAATATTAGGACACAGGTCGGGAGTGTTCCCAATGGTCCCCAGTAATGAGTGATGGAGAAAGAGGCCAGTGCTCCCTAATATTAGGAGATGGtgcaaggtggcacaatggttagcacttctgcctcacagtgccaaggacttgggttcaattccaaccttgggtgaccgtgtggagtttgcacattctccccatatctggtgggtttcctctgggtgctccggtttcatcccacagtccaaagatgtgcaggttaggtggattgaccatgctaaattgctccttagtgtccaatggttagggtGGGTTGCTGAGGAGTGCaactaggtagggttctctttaagaaggtcggtgcagactcgatgggctgaatgacctccttctgcactgtagggattctattctgtgATCTGTGATGGTTGAATGTTGTCCCAGTGTTCCTCTGCGTGACAGGAATTACAGACATTGTCCAGCCTGCGACATTGTACAAATGGGCCTCCTTCATAGAGGTTTAACTCTACCTGACTCGCTCCCTAATATCAGGTCAGGAAATAACTCCTGGGCTGCTCCTGTGTCTCGTTCCCTGAATGGAAATCTGAAAAGGGGTGCAATATAATTGTAGTCCCAGTTATTGTGTGACAGGCTTAAGTTTTTTTGTAAACCTTTCCTGTGATAACCGTGAGATTCCAATCCTTCTTTCATGTTTTTTTACTCCAGGAGCATTTAGGTCTGAAAGCAGCACCATTCCAGTCAACATGCCAAAATCCACCCCGCGGAGGAAAACAACTCGTGGAGCCCAGCGTACAGAGCAGGGTCAGACACGGAAAACCACAATCTCTGAGACAGATTCTAAACAGATTCACCAAAAGAGAGAGCCCAACCCCAGAAAAGCATTCTCCCGCCACACTGGCCATGGAAAGCAGAGGTCAGGAGTCAGGCACTCAGGACAGCTTCAGGAAGAAGGAGGGCACCAAGGAAATGAAGAACACAAATGGGAACTGGAGGATTCGACGGTGAACAACCCAAACACCAGTGATAGACAGAGCCAAGAGAAGGAGCAGATATTAGGAGGGACGGAGAAGacaatggggggaggagggaatgagAAATCAAAGAAAATTAAAGGAAAGAAGAAACAACAGCCAGAAAAGATAAGAGAGCCTCAAAAAGTAAACCTAAAGGAACTAAAAACCAGTGAGAAAAAATTCAATGAGAAGAAGAAAGGTAAAGAGAGGCTGAAACCGGGGAGGCGGAAGGTTAGTGAAGATGAGTTGgagaagagtgagggagggaatgtCAGCAATAAAGTCCATTCATCAACAGGAAAGGGTAAGGAAAAGGGAAATAAAGCCAGGAGAAATGAAAACAAGGGGAAGAAATTccagacatttaatgaagcaaatgATTCAAGCAAGTCTGATGTTAAAGAGACGGTAAGACCAAGATCAAATAGCAGAGCAATCTCCAACTCAAGAccagtaggaaaaactggaagaaGCAGAAACGGGATCAGCAATGATCCCAGTAATGAAGACAGTGAGAGTTTAGCGGACTCCAGTAAGGAACCAAATAACAATGAAGAAAGTACTAACAGTGAGGGTTCGATAACTGACTTGGAGGATAGCAAGGCAAGCTCCAGGAGGGACATACACCAAAGGAAAGCGAGGAAGAAAGATAGTGACCATAGTACTGAGAGTGAGAGtgcagaggaagaaggagacaagAGGGAGACTGGGGATGAAGAGACGGGGAAGGAGGGAATAGCTGAAAAAACAGTAACTTCAGAAAAGGGCAGAGGCAGCAGTGAGGAGGACAATGAAGAAAATGATTCGATGACGAGTGAGAGAGGAAGCCAAAGCAAGCTGTACAGTTGTATTATTAGTCAAAATCCAAAAGATAGTACTGGAAGTAAAGATGAGAGACAGGAGGATAAACAAGGAGACAGTGATGAAGAAAGTGATAATGAAGAAGAAAAAGCAAAAAAACAGATGCGATCACTAGGGGCAGCTGAGAATGATACGGGTGGCTCAGAGAAAATTCTCAAGAGAAAAACCTTACAGATGAATGTGAAAAAGAAGCTTTTAATGGGTGTGAAGGTCAAAGCTAAAGAGGAAAGTAAGGGAACAGGTCGAACAGAGACTAAACAGGAGTCTAAAACCAGAGAGAAGTTTTTGAAAGTCCAAGTTCAACATAAGTATCAGTCTCGGATGCACAAAGTGATAAAGGAAAACACTGCAGCAAAGCAGGGAGATCAGTTTGGTGATGAACAGTCAACTGATGTGAAAACTATCCCTTCTTGTAACATCCTCGCCCACCAGTCACATCTAATCCACTCTTTCAGGACTAAAAGCAGAAACATTAAAGCAAGATCAAAACAGCCTCTTATATCTGCGGCAGCAGAGGGTGGCTTGACCCAAATGGTGAAGGTAGCTGTCAAGGTTGGTAAAACCCAACAAGGTGCTTCAGTCCAGGAGAAAGCCACAGAGAAAACCTCGGGGAAAGAGAGACGCAGGCAGAGCAGTTCCACTGATAGTTCTGATGCAGAAGGGCATCTTGAAGAAGATCAGACACCATCTCCACAGCACCTGAAGGCTCTGCTTCACCAAAAAAAGATTGCAAAAGTTGTAGGGAAGGTGAAACTTGCATCAATTAGGAAGCGTAAAACTCGGACTCTGAAGGCAGAGGGGAACACAACAGTGGCAGATGTTATTCAACCTGAACCTGGGAGTCCCAGGATTGAGGGGAAATCTAACCAGCCATTTGCTGTCATCCGTAGGGTCACTGGATGGCTCTGCCGCCAGATCCCCAAGATGCTAAAATCCAGATCCAagttggtcactgtcaccaaagtgaTTGGAACCACTGAGTGGCTGTCAAAAACGTTGAGCGTGAGGCGGAAGAACAAACATGGGAAACCTGGTGGCTTCAGGAGATGCATGGCAATTAGGTTTGCGAGTACAGCAGGACAGGTCAGCCAGAAAGGCATCACCAACAGGGATTTGAAAGTTGGGGGAGAAGGAGCTTGTCGATTACTAGTGGTAAACAACACAACCCCCAGCAGCATGGATGATGCCGAAGTAATTGCACCTGATGACATAGAACTTGTTCCAGAAATGGAAGGCAATGGACAGAACAAGCATCATCAGAGCGAGGACCAGAGTGAACCTGAGGAGAAGTTCAATAGTAGTGATGCTAAATATGCGATCGTTCTCCCACGAGTACACCGACTGGTGAAATCAAAAGCAACTGTGTTAGCCAGTTGTAGAAGTGAAAGGGCACGTGGAGGTACTTCACAACCCTATAATGTGGCTGTGTCTGCCCAACCAGAGTACTTGTACATGGATGTTGGGAAGTCTCAGAAGAGACATAGTGACAAGCTTCATACTTTAGGGGTCATCACGCAATCTAATTCAGAGAGGAAGACTTCAAAACAACCAAAAGATGCCAGTTTATGGAAGGCCAAGAATATTCCTCACTCCAAGGATGGAGTCACTAGTCCCAGGTTAGTGAATAAGCTCCTGAGAAAAGACCcggaaaaaagaaaaataactctTCCAGATCACAATCCACCCGTCTCATCCCATCTGAGAACAGATCCTCAGCAACAGATCACACGTGCCCAAGGTACTGAGTATTTTCAGGATATGAATGAGATTCACTGGGCACAAAGGGGGCATTTCAGTGATGAACATTTAACTTGGTTGGATTCAGAAACATTGCTTCCTCATCTGACAGTTGAGAATCTGAGCAAATGGACAATGTACAAAGAGCAGGACATCACCAGAACACCCAGAAGAGCAGGGGTTTGGGAGTCTGAGGATACTGTTGAAGACATTCTTGAGAAAGAATTCAAATATAAACAGGTACCAATCCAGTAGAGATTCTACCCAAACAATCTTTCTTTTGTCAAATTGAAATCAATGGCCAAATGACCAATGAAAAATATTTattcacagaacatagaacatacagtgcagaaggaggccattcggccgatcgagtctgcaccaactcacttaagccctcacttccagtggcttgagagatggtgcaggagggaggggttcagatttttgggacattgggaccggttctgggggaagtgggacaactacaaattggacggtctgcacctgggccgcactggaaccaatgtccttgggggtgcttttgctaacgctgttggagagggtttaaactaatgtggcagggggaagggaaccaaatgaggaggttagtggacagtaaggaggtagtaactgaagcctgtaaggaactagatcatgaagtcagtgtgactaaggggaagagcaggcagggagtagATGAtggacgcaaagggactggtgatctgaggtgcatttgtcttaacgcaagaagtgtagtaggtaagacagatgaacttagggttggattagtacctgggagtatgatgttattgctattactgagacttggttgagggaagggcatgattgacaactaaatatcccaggatatcgatgcttcaggcgggagagagagggaggtaaaaggggtggaggagttacattactggtcagagaggatatcacagctgtgctgaaggagggcactatggaggactcgagcagtgaggcgatatgggcagagctcagaaataggaagggtgcggtaacaatgttggggctgtactacaggcctcccaacagcgagcgtgagatagaggtacaaatatgtaaacagattatggaaagatgtaggagcaacagggtggtggtgataggagattttaattttcccaacattgactgggatacatttAGTgttagaggtctagatggagcagaatttgtaaggagcatccaggagggttttctagaacaatatgtaaatagtccaactctggaaggggccatactggacctggtgttgaggaatgagcccggccaggtcattGAAGTTTCaatcggggattactttgggaatagcgatcacaattccgtaagttttagaatgctcatggacaaagacgagagtggtccaaaaggaagagtgcgaaattgggggaaggccaactataccaaaattcggcagaagctgggaatgtggattgggagtagctgtttgaaggtaaatccacatttgatatgtgggagactatagagagaggttgattagagtgtaggacagacatgtccctgtgaaaatgagggatagaaatggaaatattagggaaccatggatgacaggtgaaattgtgagactagctaagaggaaaaaggaagcatacataaggtctaagTGACTGAAGACAGAAGAAGCTTTGAAAGAATATCGGAAATGTAGGACGAATCTGAAACGAGgagtcaagagggctaaaaggggtcatgaaatatctttagcaaacagggtaaggccttttattcatatataaggagcaagagggtaactagagaaagagttggcccactcaaggacaaaggaggaatgttatgcgtggagtcagagaaaatgtatgagattcttaacgagtactttgcatcggtattcaccgaggagagggacatgactgatgttgaggttagggatagatgtttgattactctaggtcaagtcagcttaaggagggaggatgtgttgggtattcgaaaaggcattaaggtgaacaagtccccaggtccggatgggatctatcccaggttactgagagaagtgagagaggaaatagctggggccttaacagacatctttgcagcatccttgaacacatagaacatagaacattacagcgcagtacaggcccttcagccctcgatgttgcgccaacctgtgaaacccctctaaagcccttctacactattcccttattgtccatatgcctatccaatgaccatttgaatgcgtttagtgttggcgagtccactactgttgcaggcagggcattccacgcccttactactctgagtaaagaatctacctctgacatctgtcctatatctatctcccctcaatttaaagctatgtcccctcgtgctggacatcaccacccgaggaaaaagagtctcaatgtccaccctatctaatcctctgatcatcttgtatgccccaattaagtcacctcttaaccttcttctctataacgaaaacagcctcaagtcctcgTAAGATCCTCcatccatacaaggcaacatccttgtaaatctcctctgtaccctttccaatgcttccacatccttcctataatgcggcgaccagaactgcacgcaatactccaaatgcggcctcaccagagttttgtacaactgcaacatgacctcattgctccgaaactcaattcctctaccaataaaaactaatacaccgtacgccttcttaacaaccctctcaacctgggtggcaactttcagggatctatggacatggacaccgagatctctctgctcatccacactaccaagaatcttaccattagcccagtactctgtcttcctgttattccttccaaaatgaatcacctcacacttttctgcattaaactccatttgccacctgtcagccccgctctgcagcttatctatgtccctctgtaacttgtaacatccttctgcactgtccacaactccactgactttagtgtcatctgcaaatttactcacccatccttctatgccctcctccaggtcatttataaaaatgacaaatatcagcggccccaaaacagatccttgtggtacaccactagtaactggacaccagtctgaacatttcccatcaaccaccaccctttgtcttctatcagctagccaatttctgatccaaactgctaaatcaccctgaatcccatgcctctgtattttctgcaatagcctaccgtggggaaccttatcaaacacgggtgaggtaccagaggactggagaattgctaatgttgtccccttgtttaagaagggtaacagcgataatccaggtaattatagaccggtgagcctgacgtcagtggtagggaagctgctggagaagatactgagggatcggatctattcccatttggaagaaaatgggcttatcagtgataggcaccatgattttgtgcagggaaggtcatgtcttcccaacttaatagaattctttgaggcagtgacaaatttgattgatgagggaagggctgtagatgtcatatacatggacttcaggaaggcgtttgataaggttccccatggtaggctgattgagaaagtgaagtctcatggggttcagggtgtactagctagatggataaagaactggctgggcaacaggagacagagagtattaGTGGAAGGcaatttctcaaaatggagaactgtgaccagtggtgttccacagggttccgtgctgggaccactgttgtttgtgatgtacataaatgatctggggaagatataggtggtctgattagcaagtttgcagatgacactaagattggtggagtagcagatagtgaaggggactgtcagaaaatacagcagaatatagatagattggagagttgggtggagaaatggcagatagagttcaatctgggcaaatgcaaggtgatgcattttggaagatccaattcaagggcgaaatatacggtaaatgaaaaaaccctggggaaaattgatgtacagagagatctgggtgttcaggtccattgtcccctgaaggtggcaatgcaggtcgatagagtggtcaagaaggcagacgccattctttccttcatcggaaggggtattgagtgcaagagttggcagatcatgttacagttgtataggactttggttcggccacatttggaatactgcgtacagttctggtcgccacattaccaaaaggatgtggatgctttggagaaggtgcagaggaggttcaccaggatgttgcctggtatggagggcactcgCTATGAAgataggttgagtagattaggattatttacattagaaagacagaggttgaggggggacctgattgaggtctacaaaatcatgagaggtatagacagggtggatagcaagaagctttttcccagagtggggaacTCAATCACTAGggatcacgagttcaaggtgagaggggaaatgtttcagggagatatacatggaaagttctttatgcagaggtggtgggtgcctggaacgcattgccggcggaggtggttagaggcgggcacgatagcatcatttaagatgtatccagatagatacatgaatgggcagggagcagaggtatacaggtccttagaaaataggcgacagttttagatagaggatctggatcagcacaggcttggagggccaaagggctgttcctgtgctgtaatttttctttgttctt harbors:
- the LOC119952915 gene encoding uncharacterized protein LOC119952915, giving the protein MPKSTPRRKTTRGAQRTEQGQTRKTTISETDSKQIHQKREPNPRKAFSRHTGHGKQRSGVRHSGQLQEEGGHQGNEEHKWELEDSTVNNPNTSDRQSQEKEQILGGTEKTMGGGGNEKSKKIKGKKKQQPEKIREPQKVNLKELKTSEKKFNEKKKGKERLKPGRRKVSEDELEKSEGGNVSNKVHSSTGKGKEKGNKARRNENKGKKFQTFNEANDSSKSDVKETVRPRSNSRAISNSRPVGKTGRSRNGISNDPSNEDSESLADSSKEPNNNEESTNSEGSITDLEDSKASSRRDIHQRKARKKDSDHSTESESAEEEGDKRETGDEETGKEGIAEKTVTSEKGRGSSEEDNEENDSMTSERGSQSKLYSCIISQNPKDSTGSKDERQEDKQGDSDEESDNEEEKAKKQMRSLGAAENDTGGSEKILKRKTLQMNVKKKLLMGVKVKAKEESKGTGRTETKQESKTREKFLKVQVQHKYQSRMHKVIKENTAAKQGDQFGDEQSTDVKTIPSCNILAHQSHLIHSFRTKSRNIKARSKQPLISAAAEGGLTQMVKVAVKVGKTQQGASVQEKATEKTSGKERRRQSSSTDSSDAEGHLEEDQTPSPQHLKALLHQKKIAKVVGKVKLASIRKRKTRTLKAEGNTTVADVIQPEPGSPRIEGKSNQPFAVIRRVTGWLCRQIPKMLKSRSKLVTVTKVIGTTEWLSKTLSVRRKNKHGKPGGFRRCMAIRFASTAGQVSQKGITNRDLKVGGEGACRLLVVNNTTPSSMDDAEVIAPDDIELVPEMEGNGQNKHHQSEDQSEPEEKFNSSDAKYAIVLPRVHRLVKSKATVLASCRSERARGGTSQPYNVAVSAQPEYLYMDVGKSQKRHSDKLHTLGVITQSNSERKTSKQPKDASLWKAKNIPHSKDGVTSPRLVNKLLRKDPEKRKITLPDHNPPVSSHLRTDPQQQITRAQGTEYFQDMNEIHWAQRGHFSDEHLTWLDSETLLPHLTVENLSKWTMYKEQDITRTPRRAGVWESEDTVEDILEKEFKYKQVPIQ